TACACCCTGATGCGCACCCGCGTTTCATTTGCTGGGCACACGTTATATAGCATTTTTTTCAAAAGGAACATCCTACATATCTTCAGTTCATTGTTTCAACATATAAAGAAAGAGTTACATGACTTACATCTTCTCATCAAGCACTGTAAGTGTATGACAGCCCCTTCCTGCACTCATCTTTGGCAGCATTTTCCAGTTAGGCTCCCGAGGATCAAGTCTTTCAGCAGAGCTGCCAATACACATCACAAAGTTAGCAAATAGTTTTCTTGCTGTTCCTCTCACTTCAAATACCACTGCCATTATAGCAATAGAGAATAGGATAATGAACATTTATGAAATAATTCAGTTTATTTAGATTTGCACTAAACCATAGGCCATCACAGGTTTAACTAATTGTTTTGAGATGTTTGGAGGTTTTATGAGCTGTTGTATTTCCACCAGATCAAAACTAAACCAATCAAGTACTAAGTACAGGCAGGAAAAGTACAGCACCTCAGATATTGAACACCATTGAAGCCACCAACAGCATAAATCACACCATTTAGTGCTACACCAGCTAGAGCAAAGCGCTGAAGAACAGTGTGACAAAGTCAGTCAAGCTAAAGAGTTTATCATATTATGTGGATATTTGTGTCAGAAGCAAATATTTTCCCAAAAAGGACAGCACATGAAATTGAAGTGGAACCAGGAACTGTTTTTCTTCACACAGTTTTTCATGAGTAAATGGTTATTATTTCTCAAGCTGTTTGTCTTAGGCATATTTATGCATTTTCTACTAAGTGATTCAGTAATGTATGAGAAGAAAAGCTTTCACATTCTAGaacaaatgaattgtagaaacTGATACCTTTTCCAGCATAGGTTGATTCTTTATCCACTTTCCATGCACAGGATCAAACATCTCAACATCAGAGAAACACTCGGTTCCATCTCCACCACCAAATGCATAGATTCTCCCATTGACACTAACCCCAGCAAGGCTCCCCTTTTCACGAGTCAACGATGGGCATGTGGACCAATCATCACGGCTTCGGTCATAACAGTCAACTTCATCCAAAAGATAAATGCAGAATTAGGACAGAGATTGAAATACGAGAGCTCAAGAGGGAACTAAAAATAGAAGCCAAGTAGTAACCTGTATCAAACCAGCaagcaccatcaccaccaccaagaACAAATATCTTGCCCTCTAGTGCAACAGTTGAGGTATATGACTTGCCAACAGCCATTGGTTTGAGGGGTGTTAGCACGTCCAATGAAGGGGAAAAAGAGTCTAGTGATGGCACAAATGAGCAACAATCAAAACCACCAACTAGATAAATGACATCTTCTGAACCCAAACATTGTTCTACAAACTGGTTAAGTGAATCGTCTAGGGTCAAAGGATCTATTTTAGAATTCAATGTCTTAACTGTTCCCTTTAGTTCAACAATTCTTTTCAGTAACCTCTCATTCACCCCTTGTAAATGTTTGACTTCTTTGTTGGACCAAGCCTGCATTTTGAACATAAATTAGATTTAACCACCAAAACTTTTTTGCCAGCACATTAGATGTTTTTCCTATACTTCGGGCTTGTATACTTTTTCTCTACTTCCATATTGAAAGGGTGAGGTTGAACAATCGATCATAGAGGATCCTAGCTGAAAGATTGATTAGAAACTAAGCAGATGCGAGACTGATTTATAAGCATAATGGAAAAATCTTTTCATTTCATCCTGCCTTAATTCTTCCATTTCTTTAGGTAGCCGTGAACCAAAAACACTACAATCTTATGCATTCTCCGTATTAGTGCCACATAACAAATTTAGCCATTCTAGAGTGCAAATTTAGCTATTCCAATCCTACATAAATGCAGTCTAGTATcagtaataataatataaaaaaattactCAACATAATGTCACTTGCTTTATTCTCTTGGTTCCTAGATTGTCATGCTAAGTTATCAACACATATATTCAAAGTGCAATTTCTGGTTTATTTTTTTGCATATAAATTTCCATAAATTTAAGATTACATGGTTTAGTATAACAGATGCAAGGCTGCTAATGAGGTTATAGCATAAAGAAGAGACCTGCTTCTGCTCCATGACCTCTATTCGTCCAGATAACTCTTTAACTACATCAATCAGCTGCAAACAAAAATTAGTGTGAGAAATTGTGCAATAGATAGACAAAAACTAAGCATGTTAGCTAGACTGAATGAACTGAAGCACGAAACAAGGATGATAAGATGGAATTCAGATATCAGTTGAGTTCAAAGTTAAAACCTTGGCTTCTGTGCACGGTTCAGAGTCCAATAACTGCACCAGCAAATTAGAATGCCCCAAGGACAGCTTATCAACTTCAGACTCTAAGGTTTCTGGCAAAATAGAGTTCCCATCCAGAATTGCACATTTGACCTCTTGGGCATACTTGCAGCTATATGCATCATTATCTTCGGTTTCAGTAGTGTTGCCATAAAAACCAGTTTGCCACTGCTGACCAGGAAAAGTCATGCGCCCTTGTAACACCTGATCAAAGCTCGGCATTTTTCCCTGCTCATTAGGGTACTGCTGTTGTTGCACTGGAACCACCCTATCTGATAGTGCATAGTTCTCCCTCTCTGGTGATGTGCGTTGACAATCCAGTTCATCGAAACCACCAGAAGATTCATTACCTGAGCTTGAATGTTCTGCATCCACATCTCTTGTCCCAACTTCCTCaagattgttcttcttcactaTGTCTGCATATGACTTTACAACCTTTTCTGATTTGAGGAGATTGTTCCCCTCAAACTCTAGTGCCCATCCAGGTGACAGCACTAATTCTCTCCCATGCTCATCAGCTGGTGCTGCGGCAGGGGGCATCCAGAAATTATTGgggggagaaggagaaggagtaaACATATCCATCAAAACACGTGTTTGAGCATGATCCAATTCAAACTTGAAAAAATGGAGCTTCTGGCCAGGGACACCGGGTGTGTTCTGATAGTAATTGGCTACAATAGCATTTCTGAACTGATTCTCAGCAAGCGGGAAACACCACACCCTTACCCGCATTGCAACCTACACAAATAAAAGGGCATGAATATAGAAGCCATTTTATTGAGAGTGAAAAAGAAGATGACATTCAAAGTACAAACACCAGGGCTTGTACCTGGGCAGGATAGCTTGTTTTGCCCTTGCTATCATGTGACCATGCATTTGATTCAGGACAGAACTTTCCATTCCCTGCAGCTTCATAAATACCATACAATCTTCGATCATCATAGTTGAAGAGGAAGAGAGGTAGTCCTTCCTTAATGTTTCGCACATACGAAATATGTCCTTTTGGCAATCCTGAAACATGACACAAATGGTAACCAAGTCACTGGATCACTCAACAATTTGATATACTTTGGGAAGCATGGAATGATATACCCCTCTTacaggaaaaagaaaacaaatgaaTTAAAGGGGTAGCTCAGTTTTGTAAATACAAAGCTTAGAGAAGAGTTGTGATCAAGAGAGATCAAGAGCATACCAAAAAGTTGCCGTGAGTGACACTCTTGAATGGTATTGTTTGTGCAACCAAATATCACAGCTCCAAGGTCTTGTGGTTGGAGGTTTCTTGTGGGAATGGACAGGTTTGTTGGTCTTGTATTTTTTACAACCTGGCTCCACGAGGATTTGCTCGTCACCATTGTACTGATACTAGCAAGATGAGAAACAAAAGAAGAGGAATAAATATACTGCACTACCCAGTTGCATGTTTGATGCATGAGGCAAGAAAAGGCAATGTTCTTCAGGAATCACAACTagttattttctataaacatgaAAGCAAAGATGAAACGACAGTAATGCAAATACAGATACTACAATTTGGTATTATCACATCATTTGACTCAGCTTATTGTACACTACAGTTCAAGAAAACTCTCACTTGCTGCACATTATATTTTCAGACTTGTTTTCTCTGATTCATCGCAACAGAGAAGAAGGCAACATAATTAGGTACATATACATATCAATATCAAAGTGAGCAGATGACCCTTGCTGAGACTTTATTTTTCATATCATGGTGCACAAATGTGTTTGAAGTGGCCAATTTTGCACAAGTTACTAATAATGCAAACTGAATTTCAATGATGAGTAGTATGCAAGTGCAGCTACGTTACAAGTTCAGTGTCTCAGGTTAAGCTTGGTATTTTGGTAACAAACTCCAACAGATGCGACTGCCCCTGGGCCCTGGTTCCTGAGTGTTGATATGTACTAGCACATGGAGATGAAGCTCCAGTCACTGAACTCGTAGTTGGAATGGAGTACCAAATGATGTGCAGCAGTTCAATCAATAAATAATGTCTCAGTACAATGCCCAGTCCTCCCACACAAAAGAAATTGCAGTGGGACCACAGGGCAAAAATTAATGAAGGAACTTCTCAAGTTGTACATGATTGAAGGCACCAGTAATTGGGTATGACACATGCGAAATCAATGAAGTGGAATACGGGAGAGACCTAAATGGCTGGCCCCTTGATGTTCATACTAGAAGCAACAACAATTATATTACTCAGGGGGGTGAAAAGAAATTCCCCCTGACCCGCAGACAAAACTCTGTTCTTTTTGAGCGAAACAAAACCCTGTTCTATTCACGAATCTTTCGGGATCAATGCCCTTGCCCTGCATAGATTGCTGAATGCTACATTGCGTTATCAGCTAGGAGTATGAGGGAAATCCTACCCTCGATCGAATCATCAGCGCACGCACACGAACCAATCGAATCATCAAGCAAAACCACTACTTTTTTTCTAGGAGTACTAAAGGgtgaagtagctcaactcaaatCCATCCAAGAAGAAGCAGAATACAACCAGAACAGAAAAGGGAGATTATCTCGTGCGGACTATTCCTAGACGAAAGGCACAAGCTTTATGGTGTTCTGCTGGTCGGCGGATCAAGCAAGCGAGCATGAAAGTGGGGGGAGCAAAGGGAAAGGAAATGCTAGCGGTTGGGGTTTCGTGGTACGGCCCGTACCTTGGAATCCCTTTGCTTTGCTTGGAGTGGAGCCGTGGAGTGCCAAGCCCCACTGCCGCACTTGTTCCAGGATGGAAGAAGACGGAAGGCGGCGATCGCACTCGGACGCGCTGCAGCGAAACCCTCGCCCACGCCGATCGAAGTGGTTCTTGCTCGCACCGCACCAACAGGGCGTGGATGGAGTGAACTGCTCTGCCTTTGCGCCTCTGGCCTGGCCTCTGATGAGCCTGCGCGGTGAGCagagaaggaaagggagcagTGATTGAGGAGGATGAAAGGTGAATGTAAAGGTGGTGGTGGGTAGAAAAAGCAAATGCTGTTTTTACTCCTCCGTCTCGTCCGTCCTCCCCGCGTAATGCGTGTCAGTATCTTTGTACTCGTACAGTATGTGTACTCCGTACATGTGTATTTACAGCAAGAAACAAGCAGCCAGTAGAGAAGGATGCCTGGCCCACCCGACAGAGGCACAAGCACAGTGTAGTGTAGTTGTGGTTTTCCGTAATTAcaggcaaagatttttttttttttttgagaaatattACAGGCGAAGGAAGGAACCAGTTTCTTCTGTTACATGAAACGGTGCCTCTGTCATCCGTAACTGAGGCCCGAGGAGCCACACCCACACCCATTGGGCCACTGCTGGTATCGTATGGGCTACATATATACAGCCCGGTGTCTGCCCACTCAGGCCCCCTTTGATCTAA
The sequence above is drawn from the Miscanthus floridulus cultivar M001 chromosome 15, ASM1932011v1, whole genome shotgun sequence genome and encodes:
- the LOC136509090 gene encoding uncharacterized protein; translation: MVTSKSSWSQVVKNTRPTNLSIPTRNLQPQDLGAVIFGCTNNTIQECHSRQLFGLPKGHISYVRNIKEGLPLFLFNYDDRRLYGIYEAAGNGKFCPESNAWSHDSKGKTSYPAQVAMRVRVWCFPLAENQFRNAIVANYYQNTPGVPGQKLHFFKFELDHAQTRVLMDMFTPSPSPPNNFWMPPAAAPADEHGRELVLSPGWALEFEGNNLLKSEKVVKSYADIVKKNNLEEVGTRDVDAEHSSSGNESSGGFDELDCQRTSPERENYALSDRVVPVQQQQYPNEQGKMPSFDQVLQGRMTFPGQQWQTGFYGNTTETEDNDAYSCKYAQEVKCAILDGNSILPETLESEVDKLSLGHSNLLVQLLDSEPCTEAKLIDVVKELSGRIEVMEQKQAWSNKEVKHLQGVNERLLKRIVELKGTVKTLNSKIDPLTLDDSLNQFVEQCLGSEDVIYLVGGFDCCSFVPSLDSFSPSLDVLTPLKPMAVGKSYTSTVALEGKIFVLGGGDGACWFDTVDCYDRSRDDWSTCPSLTREKGSLAGVSVNGRIYAFGGGDGTECFSDVEMFDPVHGKWIKNQPMLEKRFALAGVALNGVIYAVGGFNGVQYLSSAERLDPREPNWKMLPKMSAGRGCHTLTVLDEKIFSIGGYDTGAKAMVATVEVYEPRMPSWMMVEPMNYTRGYHSSAVLGGSIFIFGGVKGEADTILDVVERYKEGCGWVTTGLKSIGKRCYCSAIVL